A portion of the Rissa tridactyla isolate bRisTri1 chromosome 19, bRisTri1.patW.cur.20221130, whole genome shotgun sequence genome contains these proteins:
- the LIMD2 gene encoding LIM domain-containing protein 2 isoform X2 → MEATNNSGGSTVQRSKSFSLKAQVKEMCTACQKTVYPMERLVADKFVFHNACFCCKHCHTKLSLGSYAALHGEFYCKPHFQQLFKSKGNYDEGFGRKQHKELWVHKEVESGTKSA, encoded by the exons GAGGCAACGAACAACTCAGGAGGCAGCACGGTGCAGCGCTCCAAG TCCTTCAGCCTGAAGGCGCAAGTGAAGGAGATGTGCACTGCCTGCCAGAAAACCGTCTATCCCATGGAGCGGCTGGTGGCGGATAAATTTGTCTTCCACAACGCCTGCTTCTGCTGCAAGCACTGCCACACCAAGCTCAG cctgggcagctACGCGGCGCTCCATGGGGAATTCTACTGCAAGCCCCACTTCCAGCAGCTCTTCAAGAGTAAAGGCAACTACGACGAGGGCTTCGGGCGCAAGCAGCACAAGGAGCTGTGGGTGCACAAGGAGGTGGAGAGCGGGACCAAGTCGGCGTGA